A region from the Capra hircus breed San Clemente chromosome 9, ASM170441v1, whole genome shotgun sequence genome encodes:
- the LOC102188858 gene encoding serum basic protease inhibitor-like — translation MSRLCLSAALLVLLGTLVAGTPEGDDSNKDNGLRPAFCLQPPYTGPCRAMFTRYFFNAVSGLCQTFTYGGCRRKQNNFRNEKECISTCGGRNRAQ, via the coding sequence ATGAGCCGGCTCTGCCTCTCCGCAGCCCTTCTGGTCCTCCTGGGCACCCTGGTGGCCGGCACCCCAGAGGGTGACGACAGCAACAAGGACAATGGCCTGCGCCCTGCCTTCTGTCTGCAGCCTCCATACACCGGGCCCTGCAGGGCCATGTTCACCAGGTACTTCTTCAACGCCGTGTCCGGGCTCTGCCAGACCTTTACTTACGGCGGATGCAGAAGGAAGCAGAACAACTTCCGGAATGAGAAGGAGTGTATCAGCACCTGTGGGGGCCGCAACAGGGCACAGTAG